The following coding sequences lie in one Arachis ipaensis cultivar K30076 chromosome B05, Araip1.1, whole genome shotgun sequence genomic window:
- the LOC107642842 gene encoding UPF0496 protein At2g18630, translated as MMGAQSSRMGRGDVPTLIKMGTHSVYADDLSSYEAACVEDPNLQSFDATIQERTNRVISSLAEGVEVRSMSVDSLKEMTASLLEMNQEVVKVILECRQDIWNKKDRELFSLVGDFFENSLHTLDFCNALDKCLRRARERQIIIKSAITYFEEESQNEVEGSVYLKTLQELKNFKEAGDPFTEEFHQLFQSVYSQQASMLKKLLSRKHKLDKKLQSLKTLKRVSNVIFVAAFVSVLIFSVVAAAISAPPVVAAVAGALAVPIGSVGKWCNSLFKKYENAIRSQREVISSMQVGTLITLKDLDNIRLCVDKLEVEIESMLQNAVFAIGNEDAVKLAIDEIKKRIEHFSDIIETLSEQADKCSREIRRARTVVIQKIIKYPG; from the coding sequence ATGATGGGAGCTCAGTCCAGCAGAATGGGTAGGGGTGATGTTCCAACACTGATTAAAATGGGTACTCATTCGGTATATGCTGATGATTTGAGCTCTTATGAAGCTGCATGTGTTGAAGATCCAAACTTGCAATCATTTGATGCCACCATTCAGGAGCGAACCAATAGGGTTATCAGCTCACTCGCTGAAGGGGTTGAGGTTCGTTCCATGTCAGTTGATTCGCTGAAAGAGATGACCGCAAGCCTGCTTGAGATGAACCAGGAAGTTGTCAAAGTCATTCTTGAGTGCAGGCAAGATATATGGAACAAGAAGGACCGGGAGTTGTTTTCCTTGGTCGGTGATTTCTTTGAGAACAGTCTCCACACATTGGACTTCTGTAATGCCCTTGATAAGTGCTTGAGACGGGCACGCGAAAGACAGATTATAATTAAGTCAGCTATTACCTATTTTGAGGAAGAGTCACAAAATGAGGTTGAAGGGTCAGTTTACCTGAAAACATTGCAAGAACTTAAAAATTTCAAGGAAGCAGGGGACCCCTTTACAGAGGAGTTTCATCAGTTGTTTCAATCAGTTTATTCTCAGCAAGCATCGATGTTGAAAAAATTGCTAAGTAGGAAGCACAAACTTGATAAGAAGTTGCAATCCCTCAAGACATTGAAGAGAGTCTCAAATGTCATTTTTGTGGCTGCCTttgtttctgttttgattttctcAGTGGTGGCAGCTGCGATCTCTGCACCACCTGTTGTAGCAGCGGTGGCTGGTGCATTGGCTGTTCCGATTGGCTCGGTAGGAAAATGGTGTAATTCACTTTTTAAGAAGTATGAGAATGCTATAAGGAGCCAACGAGAAGTAATAAGCTCAATGCAAGTTGGTACTCTTATTACATTGAAAGACTTGGACAACATTCGGTTATGTGTCGACAAACTGGAAGTGGAGATCGAATCCATGTTGCAGAATGCTGTTTTTGCTATTGGAAATGAGGATGCCGTAAAGCTTGCGATCGATGAGATTAAGAAGAGAATTGAACATTTTTCGGACATCATCGAGACTTTAAGTGAGCAAGCCGATAAATGTAGTAGGGAGATAAGGAGAGCAAGGACAGTGGTTATACAAAAGATAATTAAATATCCTGGTTGA